From Pseudomonas poae, the proteins below share one genomic window:
- a CDS encoding FAD-binding oxidoreductase: MTASARHTASYYAASSVPQPDYPALTGDVVADVCVVGAGFSGLNTALELAERGFSVVLLEARKVAWGASGRNGGQLIRGVGHGLEQFTNVIGSDGVRQMKLMGLEAVEIVRERVGRYQIPCDLTWGYCDLANKPRDLQGLATDAEELRSLGYRHEVRLLQASEMGSVIGSDRYVGGMIDMGSGHLHPLNLALGEAAVAQQLGVQLFEQSEVTRIDYGPEVKVHTAQGSVRANTLVLACNAYLNGLNPHLSGKVLPAGSYIIATEPLSAAQAANLLPQNMAVCDQRVTVDYFRLSADRRLLFGGACHYSGRDPKDIGAYMRPKMLQVFPQLAEVKIDYQWGGMIGIGANRLPQIGRLADQPNVYYAQAYAGHGLNATHLAGKLLAEAISGQQQGRFDLFAQVPHITFPGGKHLRSPLLALGMLWHRLKELL; this comes from the coding sequence ATGACCGCCAGCGCCCGGCACACCGCTTCCTACTACGCCGCCAGCAGCGTCCCACAACCCGACTACCCGGCGTTGACGGGCGATGTGGTGGCCGATGTGTGTGTGGTCGGCGCTGGTTTTTCCGGGCTCAACACCGCCCTGGAGTTGGCCGAACGCGGCTTTAGCGTGGTGCTGCTGGAAGCGCGCAAGGTCGCCTGGGGCGCCAGCGGGCGTAACGGCGGCCAGTTGATTCGTGGCGTCGGCCACGGCCTGGAGCAGTTCACCAACGTGATCGGCAGCGACGGCGTGCGCCAGATGAAGCTGATGGGCCTGGAGGCCGTGGAAATCGTGCGTGAGCGCGTCGGTCGCTACCAGATCCCCTGCGACCTGACCTGGGGCTACTGCGACCTCGCCAACAAACCCCGCGACCTGCAGGGTCTGGCCACAGACGCCGAAGAACTGCGCAGCCTCGGCTATCGCCACGAAGTGCGCCTGCTGCAAGCAAGTGAGATGGGCAGCGTGATCGGCTCCGACCGCTACGTGGGCGGCATGATCGACATGGGCTCCGGCCATTTGCACCCGCTGAACCTGGCACTCGGCGAAGCCGCGGTCGCGCAGCAGTTGGGCGTGCAACTGTTTGAACAGTCCGAAGTGACGCGCATCGACTACGGCCCCGAGGTCAAGGTGCACACCGCCCAAGGCAGCGTGCGCGCCAACACCCTGGTGCTGGCCTGCAATGCCTATCTGAATGGGCTGAACCCTCATCTGAGCGGCAAGGTGCTGCCCGCCGGCAGCTACATCATCGCTACCGAGCCGTTAAGCGCAGCCCAGGCCGCGAACCTGCTGCCGCAGAATATGGCCGTGTGTGATCAGCGGGTGACGGTGGACTATTTCCGCTTGTCCGCCGACCGCCGCCTGCTGTTCGGCGGCGCCTGCCACTATTCCGGGCGCGACCCCAAGGATATCGGCGCGTACATGCGGCCGAAAATGCTGCAGGTGTTCCCACAGCTGGCCGAGGTGAAAATCGACTACCAATGGGGCGGCATGATCGGCATCGGTGCCAACCGCCTGCCGCAGATCGGCCGGTTGGCCGACCAACCCAACGTGTATTACGCCCAGGCCTACGCGGGCCATGGCCTCAACGCCACCCACTTGGCGGGCAAGCTGCTGGCCGAAGCCATCAGCGGCCAGCAACAGGGCCGTTTCGATCTGTTCGCCCAAGTGCCGCACATCACCTTCCCCGGCGGCAAGCACCTGCGCTCGCCGTTGCTGGCGCTGGGGATGCTCTGGCACCGCCTCAAAGAGCTGCTCTGA
- a CDS encoding YkgJ family cysteine cluster protein translates to MSCNSQKISALRRQIPSFECVPGCHDCCGPVTTSPEEMSRLPRKTAAEQDAAMDELNCVHLGPNGCTVYDERPLICRLFGTTKTLPCPNGRRPVELIHPRVEKQIHEYMASTRQVLV, encoded by the coding sequence ATGAGTTGCAACAGCCAGAAAATCAGCGCGCTGCGCAGGCAGATTCCTTCATTCGAGTGCGTCCCCGGTTGCCACGACTGCTGTGGGCCGGTGACCACCTCGCCCGAGGAAATGTCGCGCCTGCCACGCAAGACGGCTGCCGAGCAGGACGCGGCCATGGATGAGCTGAACTGCGTGCACCTGGGCCCCAACGGCTGCACGGTGTATGACGAACGGCCGCTGATCTGTCGGCTGTTCGGCACGACCAAGACCTTGCCGTGCCCCAATGGGCGGCGGCCGGTGGAGCTGATTCACCCTCGGGTTGAGAAGCAGATCCACGAATACATGGCCAGCACCCGGCAAGTGCTGGTCTAG
- a CDS encoding Lrp/AsnC ligand binding domain-containing protein, producing MRTNTQTKRELDKIDRNILRILQTDGRISFTELGEKVGLSTTPCTERVRRLEREGIIMGYNARLNPQHLKGSLLVFVEISLDYKSGDTFEEFRRAVLKLPHVLECHLVSGDFDYLVKARISEMASYRKLLGDILLKLPHVRESKSYIVMEEVKESLNLPIPD from the coding sequence ATGCGTACCAACACCCAGACCAAGCGGGAGCTGGACAAGATCGACCGCAATATCCTGCGCATCCTGCAAACCGACGGGCGTATTTCGTTCACGGAGCTTGGGGAGAAGGTCGGGCTGTCGACCACGCCGTGCACCGAGCGGGTACGCCGGCTGGAGCGCGAAGGGATCATCATGGGTTACAACGCGCGGCTTAACCCGCAGCATTTAAAGGGGAGTTTGCTGGTATTTGTCGAGATCAGCCTCGATTACAAGTCCGGCGACACCTTTGAGGAATTCCGCCGCGCCGTACTGAAACTGCCCCATGTGCTGGAGTGCCACCTGGTGTCCGGCGACTTCGACTACCTGGTGAAAGCGCGGATTTCCGAGATGGCGTCGTACCGCAAACTGCTGGGCGACATCCTGCTCAAGCTGCCCCATGTACGCGAATCCAAGAGCTATATCGTGATGGAAGAGGTGAAGGAGAGCCTGAACCTGCCGATCCCGGACTGA
- the dadA gene encoding D-amino acid dehydrogenase, which produces MRVLVLGSGVIGVTSAYYLARAGFEVVVVDRQPAAAMETSFANAGQVSPGYASPWAAPGVPLKAIKWLLQRHAPLAIKATADIDQYLWMAQMLRNCTASRYAVNKERMVRLSEYSRDCLDELRAETGIAYEGRSLGTTQLFRTQAQLDGAAKDIAVLKESGVPFELLDRAGIARVEPALASVTDILAGALRLPNDQTGDCQMFTTRLAEMCKQLGVEFRFEQDIQRLDCAGDRINGVWIDGKLETADRYVLALGSYSPKLLKPLGIKAPVYPLKGYSLTVPITNPAMAPTSTILDETYKVAITRFDNRIRVGGMAEIAGFDLSLNPRRRETLEMIVNDLYPQGGDLAEASFWTGLRPTTPDGTPIVGATPFKNLFLNTGHGTLGWTMACGSGRLLADLIAKKTPQISAEGLDISRYGNHQESAKHVNPAPAHQ; this is translated from the coding sequence ATGCGCGTTCTGGTCTTGGGTAGCGGTGTCATTGGGGTGACCAGTGCCTACTATTTGGCACGGGCCGGCTTTGAAGTGGTTGTGGTCGACCGTCAGCCAGCCGCTGCCATGGAAACCAGTTTCGCCAACGCCGGCCAGGTGTCCCCAGGCTACGCCTCGCCATGGGCCGCGCCGGGCGTGCCGCTCAAGGCCATCAAATGGCTGCTGCAACGCCACGCGCCGCTGGCGATCAAGGCTACGGCCGATATCGACCAATACCTGTGGATGGCGCAGATGCTGCGCAACTGCACCGCCAGCCGCTATGCGGTGAACAAGGAGCGCATGGTGCGTCTGTCCGAGTACAGCCGTGACTGCCTCGATGAATTGCGTGCCGAGACCGGCATTGCCTACGAAGGCCGCAGCCTCGGTACGACACAGCTGTTCCGTACTCAAGCCCAACTCGATGGCGCCGCCAAAGATATCGCGGTGTTGAAAGAGTCCGGCGTGCCCTTTGAATTGCTCGACCGTGCCGGTATTGCCCGGGTTGAACCGGCACTGGCCAGCGTTACCGATATCCTCGCCGGCGCGTTGCGCCTGCCGAATGACCAGACCGGCGACTGCCAGATGTTCACCACGCGCCTGGCCGAGATGTGCAAGCAGTTGGGCGTGGAGTTCCGCTTCGAACAGGACATCCAGCGCCTCGACTGCGCCGGCGACCGCATCAACGGCGTGTGGATCGACGGCAAGCTGGAAACCGCCGACCGCTATGTACTGGCCCTCGGCAGTTACTCGCCGAAGCTGCTCAAGCCGCTGGGGATCAAGGCGCCGGTGTACCCGCTCAAGGGTTACTCGCTGACCGTGCCGATCACCAACCCGGCCATGGCCCCGACCTCGACCATTCTCGACGAGACCTACAAGGTCGCGATCACCCGTTTCGACAACCGCATCCGCGTCGGTGGCATGGCTGAAATAGCCGGTTTTGACCTGTCGCTGAACCCACGTCGACGCGAAACCCTGGAGATGATCGTCAACGACCTTTATCCTCAGGGCGGCGATTTGGCCGAAGCCAGTTTCTGGACCGGTCTGCGCCCGACCACACCCGACGGCACGCCGATTGTCGGTGCTACCCCGTTCAAGAACCTGTTCCTGAATACCGGTCACGGCACCCTCGGTTGGACCATGGCCTGTGGCTCCGGCCGCTTGCTGGCTGACCTGATCGCGAAGAAAACCCCGCAGATCAGTGCCGAAGGCCTCGATATTTCCCGTTATGGCAACCACCAGGAGTCCGCAAAACATGTCAATCCAGCGCCAGCTCACCAATGA
- a CDS encoding RidA family protein, with translation MSIQRQLTNERMSQIVVHSGTVYLAGQVGDDLNAGIEQQTRETLVNIERLLDLAGTDKTKLLSVTIYLKDIDADFAGMNAVWDKWLPKGVAPARATVEAKLCEPQILVELSVVAALP, from the coding sequence ATGTCAATCCAGCGCCAGCTCACCAATGAGCGCATGAGCCAGATCGTTGTCCACAGCGGTACCGTGTATCTGGCCGGGCAAGTCGGCGACGACCTGAACGCCGGGATTGAACAGCAGACCCGTGAAACCCTGGTCAATATCGAGCGTTTGCTGGACCTGGCCGGCACCGACAAGACCAAGTTGCTGTCGGTGACGATCTACCTGAAAGACATTGATGCCGACTTCGCCGGCATGAACGCGGTCTGGGACAAGTGGCTACCCAAAGGCGTGGCCCCGGCCCGTGCTACGGTTGAAGCCAAGCTGTGCGAACCGCAAATCCTGGTAGAGCTGTCCGTCGTGGCCGCGCTGCCTTAA
- the alr gene encoding alanine racemase — translation MRPARALIDLQALRHNYQLAREVTGAKALAVVKADAYGHGAVRVAQALEAEADGFAVACIEEALELRAAGIRAPVLLLEGFFEADELPLIIEHDLWCVVHSLWQLEAIEQARLSQPLTIWLKLDSGMHRVGLHPKDYHEAYQRLLASGKVARIVLMSHFARADELDCVRSHEQVAVFDAARQGLSAEVSLRNSPSVMGWPNVSSDWVRPGIMLYGATPFGEDQAIAARLQPVMTLESKVICVRELPAGEPVGYGAKFITPKPMRIGVVAMGYADGYPRHAPTGTPVLVAGQRSQLLGRVSMDMLCIDLTDVPQAGLGSTVELWGKNILASDVATAAETIPYQIFCNLRRVPRLYCGA, via the coding sequence ATGCGTCCTGCCCGTGCCCTGATCGACCTCCAAGCCCTGCGCCACAACTACCAACTGGCCCGTGAAGTCACGGGGGCCAAGGCCCTCGCAGTGGTCAAGGCCGACGCCTACGGCCATGGTGCCGTGCGCGTGGCCCAGGCGCTGGAAGCCGAGGCGGATGGATTCGCCGTGGCGTGCATCGAAGAGGCACTGGAGCTGCGCGCCGCCGGTATTCGTGCGCCAGTGCTGCTGCTGGAAGGTTTTTTCGAAGCCGACGAACTGCCGCTGATCATCGAGCATGATTTGTGGTGCGTGGTGCATTCGCTGTGGCAGCTGGAGGCCATCGAGCAAGCCCGCTTGAGCCAGCCGCTGACGATCTGGCTCAAGCTCGATTCGGGTATGCACCGCGTCGGCCTGCATCCCAAGGATTACCACGAAGCCTACCAACGCCTGCTGGCCAGCGGCAAAGTGGCCAGGATCGTATTGATGAGCCATTTCGCCCGTGCCGATGAACTCGATTGCGTGCGCAGCCATGAGCAGGTGGCGGTGTTTGATGCGGCGCGCCAGGGCTTGTCGGCCGAGGTGAGCCTGCGTAATTCGCCGTCGGTGATGGGTTGGCCGAATGTGTCCAGCGACTGGGTGCGCCCGGGCATCATGCTCTATGGCGCGACGCCGTTTGGTGAAGACCAGGCCATTGCCGCACGGTTGCAGCCGGTGATGACCCTTGAGTCCAAAGTCATTTGTGTACGTGAGTTGCCGGCTGGCGAGCCGGTGGGCTACGGCGCCAAGTTCATCACGCCCAAACCGATGCGTATCGGCGTAGTCGCCATGGGTTATGCCGATGGCTACCCACGCCACGCACCGACCGGCACGCCGGTGCTGGTGGCCGGGCAACGCAGCCAATTGCTGGGGCGCGTGTCGATGGACATGCTGTGTATTGACCTGACGGACGTGCCCCAGGCCGGCCTCGGTTCCACGGTGGAGCTGTGGGGTAAAAACATCCTCGCCAGTGACGTCGCGACCGCCGCCGAGACCATTCCCTACCAGATTTTCTGCAACCTGCGCCGCGTGCCAAGGCTCTATTGCGGCGCCTGA
- a CDS encoding cupin domain-containing protein yields MDVGERLQSIRKLKGLSQRELAKRAGVTNSTISMIEKNSVSPSISSLRKVLGGIPMSMVEFFSEEILQEIPTQIVYKANELIDISDGAVTMKLVGRAHPSRAIAFLNEIYPPGADTGEEMLTHEGEETGILVEGRLELVVGLETFVLEAGDSYYFESTKPHRFRNPFDVPARLISAATPANF; encoded by the coding sequence TTGGACGTCGGCGAACGACTGCAATCCATCCGTAAACTGAAGGGTCTTTCCCAGCGCGAGCTCGCCAAGCGTGCGGGTGTCACCAACAGCACCATTTCGATGATCGAAAAAAACAGTGTCAGCCCCTCGATCAGCTCCTTGCGCAAGGTGCTGGGCGGCATCCCGATGTCGATGGTCGAGTTCTTTTCCGAGGAGATCCTCCAGGAAATACCGACCCAGATCGTCTATAAAGCCAATGAGCTTATCGATATCTCTGACGGCGCCGTCACCATGAAACTGGTAGGCCGGGCGCACCCCAGCCGGGCGATCGCGTTTCTTAACGAGATCTACCCGCCGGGCGCCGATACGGGCGAAGAAATGCTCACCCACGAAGGCGAGGAAACCGGGATTCTGGTGGAAGGCCGCCTGGAGTTGGTGGTCGGTCTTGAAACTTTTGTGCTCGAAGCCGGCGATAGCTACTACTTTGAAAGCACCAAGCCGCATCGTTTTCGCAATCCGTTCGACGTGCCGGCGCGACTAATCAGCGCAGCCACACCCGCGAACTTTTAA
- a CDS encoding c-type cytochrome: protein MKMLAAPAIVLALSGCGQKAEPPVSKASSDVVAERLDPVGKVCVQGEECKGMEVAVASGGGAAKTPDEIIAKHCNACHGTGLLGAPKIGDTAAWKERADHQGGLDGILAKAITGINAMPPKGTCADCSDDDLKGAIKKMSGL from the coding sequence ATGAAAATGCTGGCTGCACCAGCAATAGTATTGGCCCTGTCAGGCTGTGGGCAAAAAGCTGAGCCACCTGTCAGTAAAGCCAGCAGCGACGTAGTTGCCGAGCGTCTGGACCCAGTGGGAAAAGTCTGCGTTCAGGGTGAAGAATGCAAGGGCATGGAAGTGGCAGTCGCCTCCGGTGGAGGCGCTGCGAAAACGCCGGATGAAATCATCGCCAAGCACTGCAACGCGTGCCACGGTACCGGCCTGTTGGGCGCGCCGAAAATCGGCGACACCGCCGCCTGGAAAGAGCGCGCCGACCACCAGGGCGGCCTCGACGGCATCCTGGCCAAGGCGATCACCGGTATCAACGCCATGCCACCCAAAGGCACCTGCGCGGATTGCTCGGATGACGACCTGAAAGGTGCGATCAAGAAGATGTCCGGCTTGTAA
- a CDS encoding acetyl-CoA hydrolase yields the protein MVQLCSIEQAVDDVLARLPAHIHMGMPLGLGKPNLFANALYRRIAKLPERSLTIYTALSLGRPTLGDGLQKRFLEPFIERVFGDYPELDFLTDLHKDSLPKNIHVQQFFMQPGSLLHSTSAQQDYVSSNYSHAARDINAAGLNLVAQLVASSAEHPDRLSLSCNPDITLDLLPMIAKRREAGETILVVGQVHSDLPYMPGDAELGMDEFDYLLDAKDSTTLFSTPNMPVGFQDHFIGLHASTLVRDGGTLQIGIGSMGDALTAALLARQADNEAYRLLLTDLDVYQWAPLISREGGVDPFGRGLYGCSEMFVNGLLVLADAGIVRRKVYPDVATQEQANAGLIDDTAQPDGISIHGGFFLGPRSFYQRLQEMTHAKRLEFNMTRISYINELYGQEELKRLQRLDARFINSAIMVTLLGAGVADQLEDGRVLSGVGGQYNFVAQGHALEGARSILILRSWRESAGEVSSNIVWEYGHCTIPRHLRDIVITEYGIADLRGQTDAKVIEALLNITDSRFQGDLIEQAQKAGKLSKDFKLDPRFADNTPERLQGIQARHRRLFPEYPLGTDFTDEERDLLRALNWLKSKFKLTEILELGKAALDAPEPEAFPEHLKRMRLDKPQGLKEDLYQRLLLAGLQATAH from the coding sequence ATGGTGCAGTTGTGTTCAATCGAGCAAGCAGTTGACGACGTACTGGCACGGTTGCCGGCGCATATCCACATGGGCATGCCCCTGGGGCTGGGCAAGCCGAACCTGTTTGCCAATGCGTTGTACCGGCGCATTGCCAAGTTGCCGGAGCGCTCGCTGACGATCTACACCGCGCTCAGCCTGGGTCGCCCGACCCTGGGCGACGGTTTGCAAAAACGCTTTCTCGAACCCTTTATCGAGCGTGTGTTTGGCGACTATCCCGAGCTGGACTTCCTCACCGACCTGCACAAGGACAGCCTGCCGAAAAATATCCACGTGCAGCAGTTCTTCATGCAGCCCGGCAGCCTGCTTCACAGCACGTCGGCGCAGCAGGATTACGTGAGCAGCAACTACAGCCATGCCGCCCGGGATATCAATGCCGCCGGCCTGAACCTGGTGGCGCAGCTGGTGGCCAGCAGCGCCGAACATCCCGACCGCCTGAGCCTGAGCTGCAACCCCGATATCACCCTCGACCTGCTGCCGATGATCGCCAAGCGCCGTGAGGCGGGGGAAACCATCCTGGTGGTCGGCCAGGTCCACAGTGACTTGCCCTACATGCCCGGCGACGCCGAGTTGGGCATGGATGAATTTGATTACCTGCTCGATGCAAAGGACAGCACCACGCTGTTCTCCACGCCGAACATGCCGGTGGGTTTCCAGGATCACTTTATCGGTTTGCATGCCAGCACCCTGGTGCGCGATGGCGGCACCTTGCAGATCGGTATCGGCTCGATGGGCGACGCGCTGACGGCTGCGTTGCTGGCGCGCCAGGCGGATAACGAGGCTTATCGCCTGCTGCTGACGGACCTGGATGTGTACCAGTGGGCGCCGCTGATCAGCCGTGAAGGTGGCGTCGATCCTTTCGGCCGCGGCCTGTACGGCTGCAGCGAAATGTTCGTCAACGGTTTGCTGGTGCTGGCGGACGCCGGAATTGTGCGACGCAAGGTGTACCCGGACGTGGCGACCCAGGAACAGGCCAACGCCGGGCTTATCGATGATACCGCGCAGCCCGATGGCATTTCGATCCACGGCGGTTTTTTCCTGGGGCCGCGTAGTTTTTACCAACGCTTGCAGGAAATGACCCACGCCAAGCGTCTTGAATTCAACATGACGCGCATCAGCTACATCAACGAGCTGTACGGCCAGGAAGAACTCAAACGCCTGCAGCGCCTGGACGCACGCTTTATCAACAGCGCGATCATGGTGACGTTGCTCGGCGCCGGTGTGGCCGACCAGTTGGAAGATGGCCGGGTGCTCAGTGGCGTGGGCGGCCAGTACAACTTCGTGGCCCAGGGGCATGCGCTGGAGGGCGCGCGTTCGATCCTGATCCTGCGCAGCTGGCGCGAGTCGGCGGGTGAAGTCAGTTCCAATATCGTGTGGGAATACGGCCACTGCACAATTCCTCGGCACCTGCGGGATATTGTCATTACCGAGTACGGCATTGCCGATTTGCGTGGCCAGACGGATGCCAAGGTGATCGAGGCGTTACTCAATATCACCGACTCAAGGTTCCAGGGCGATTTGATCGAGCAGGCGCAAAAGGCCGGCAAGTTATCCAAGGATTTCAAGCTGGACCCGCGCTTTGCAGACAATACGCCGGAGCGGTTACAGGGTATTCAAGCGCGCCATCGCCGGTTGTTCCCGGAGTATCCGCTGGGCACGGACTTCACGGATGAAGAGCGGGATCTGTTGCGGGCGTTGAACTGGCTCAAGAGCAAATTCAAGCTGACGGAGATTCTGGAGTTGGGCAAGGCAGCGTTGGACGCACCGGAGCCGGAGGCGTTTCCAGAGCATTTGAAGCGGATGCGGTTGGATAAGCCGCAGGGGCTGAAAGAGGATCTGTATCAGCGTTTATTGCTCGCGGGCCTACAGGCCACCGCGCACTGA
- a CDS encoding xanthine phosphoribosyltransferase yields MEALHKKIREEGIVLSDQVLKVDAFLNHQIDPALMKLIGDEFAALFKDSGITKIVTIEASGIAPAIMTGLNLGVPVIFARKQQSLTLTENLLSATVYSFTKKTESTVAISPRHLTSSDRVLVIDDFLANGKASQALISIIKQAGATVAGLGIVIEKSFQGGRAELDAQGYRVESLARVKSLAGGVVTFIE; encoded by the coding sequence GTGGAAGCACTGCACAAGAAAATTCGCGAAGAAGGCATCGTGCTTTCCGATCAGGTACTCAAGGTCGACGCCTTTTTGAACCACCAGATCGACCCGGCGCTGATGAAACTGATCGGCGACGAATTCGCCGCGCTGTTCAAGGACTCGGGCATCACCAAGATCGTCACCATCGAAGCCTCGGGCATCGCCCCGGCGATCATGACCGGCCTGAACCTCGGCGTGCCGGTGATCTTCGCCCGCAAGCAGCAGTCCCTGACCCTGACCGAAAACCTGCTGTCGGCGACGGTGTATTCCTTCACCAAGAAAACCGAAAGCACGGTGGCGATCTCCCCGCGCCACCTGACCAGCAGCGACCGTGTGCTGGTAATCGACGACTTCCTGGCCAACGGCAAGGCGTCCCAGGCGCTGATTTCGATCATCAAGCAGGCCGGCGCAACCGTTGCCGGTTTGGGAATTGTGATCGAGAAGTCGTTCCAGGGTGGCCGTGCGGAGCTGGATGCGCAGGGTTATCGGGTGGAGTCGCTGGCGCGGGTGAAGTCGCTGGCCGGTGGCGTGGTTACCTTCATCGAGTAA